A window of Bacteroidales bacterium genomic DNA:
TGAATCAATTGTTTGTGAATCTAAAACACTTGTTTGTCAGGCAAGTATAATTTTGATTTATGCTTTTGTTAAAGATTTCTAATTTTGAAGCCGGAACACAAACCTCTAATTCATATTCTAAACCACCTTGTATGACTAAATACTTGATGATTTTATTCGCATTTTTGTTAAGTTGCAATCCAATGAGTGAAGAAGAAAGAATTGCTCTGAAGGCTTTGCAGATCCATGCGGGGATTTTAACCATCGATTCACACACCGACACGCCGTTGTACCTCACCAGACCGGGCTATGACTTTGCTTCCCGTCAGGATGCAAAATCGCATGGCAGCAAACTGGATATTCCGCGGATGAAGGATGGCGGGTTGGATGCTGTTTTTTTTGCCGTATTCGTTGGCCAGGGTGAACGGTCGGAAGCGGGCAATGAAAAGGCTTTTAAGCGAGCAGAACTAGTGTTTGACTCAGTTTTGGCAGTTATTAGCCGAAATTCCGGAGAAGTTGAAATAGCTTTCAATCCTGAGGATGCTTTTCGTCTGAAAGAGGCCGGGAAGCGAGCCATTTTTGTTGGCCTCGAAAACGGTTATCCCATAGGTAATGACCTCTCGCTGATCAGGCATATTTACGACCGTGGCGCCAGGTACATCACGCTGTGCCATACAGCAAACAATGATATTTGCGATTCTTCAACTGATTCGACCGAATTCAACGGACTGAGCGAATTTGGTGAAAATGTAGTCCGGGAAATGAACCAACTGGGGATGATGATAGACGTTTCACATATTTCCGACAGCGCTTTTTTTGATGTGATCAGATTGTCAACTGTTCCTGTGATCGCTTCCCATTCGTCGGCTCGAGCAATCTGCGACAACCCCCGGAATCTCAACGATGAGATGCTGGTGGCTCTGGCCGGAAACGGCGGTGTGATTCAGGTTTGCCTGCTAAGCGATTATGTAAAAAAGATGCCTCCAAATCCTGAACGCGACAGCGTGATGGCAGGGCTCAGGGTAAAATATCGCAACTACAGCGAACTGTCTGATGCAGAAATGGATTCGGCCAGAGTCGAATGGCGTGCCATGAACCAAAAATTCCCACCTAACCTCGCTACCGTGAAAGACTACGTGGATCATATTGATCATATCGTTGCGGTAGCCGGAATTGATCATGTGGGGATCGGCAGCGATTTTGACGGCGGCGGCGGTCTTGAGGATTGTTTTGATGTGAGCCAGTTCCCGAATATAAC
This region includes:
- a CDS encoding dipeptidase, with protein sequence MTKYLMILFAFLLSCNPMSEEERIALKALQIHAGILTIDSHTDTPLYLTRPGYDFASRQDAKSHGSKLDIPRMKDGGLDAVFFAVFVGQGERSEAGNEKAFKRAELVFDSVLAVISRNSGEVEIAFNPEDAFRLKEAGKRAIFVGLENGYPIGNDLSLIRHIYDRGARYITLCHTANNDICDSSTDSTEFNGLSEFGENVVREMNQLGMMIDVSHISDSAFFDVIRLSTVPVIASHSSARAICDNPRNLNDEMLVALAGNGGVIQVCLLSDYVKKMPPNPERDSVMAGLRVKYRNYSELSDAEMDSARVEWRAMNQKFPPNLATVKDYVDHIDHIVAVAGIDHVGIGSDFDGGGGLEDCFDVSQFPNITIELVRRGYSEEDIRKIWGENLFRVMREVNSKAGSEGINYTSLIKK